From Hylaeus volcanicus isolate JK05 chromosome 2, UHH_iyHylVolc1.0_haploid, whole genome shotgun sequence, the proteins below share one genomic window:
- the LOC128872983 gene encoding cleavage and polyadenylation specificity factor subunit 5: protein MAMATTQVKGSGWPRRASNSSFEGKVVQNQSVTINRTVNLYPLTNYTFGTKEPLFEKDPSVPARFQRMRDEFDKIGMRRSVEGVLLVHEHGLPHVLLLQLGTTFFKLPGGELNAGEDEVEGLKRLLTETFGRQDGVKQEWVIEDTIGNWWRPNFEPPQYPYVPPHITKPKEHKRLFLVQLQEKALFAVPKNYKLVAAPLFELYDNSQGYGPIISSLPQSLCRFNFIYM from the exons ATGGCGATGGCAACAACTCAAGTTAAAGGAAGTGGGTGGCCAAGGAGAGCGAGTAATAGTTCGTTTGAAGGGAAAGTGGTACAGAATCAATCTGTAACTATCAACAGGACAGTTAATTT ATATCCTTTGACAAACTATACATTTGGAACAAAAGAGCCACTCTTCGAGAAAGATCCATCTGTACCAGCAAGGTTTCAGCGTATGAGAGATGAGTTTGACAAAATTGGAATGCGACGCAGCGTAGAAGGAGTTTTGTTGGTACACGAGCATGGATTACCACATGTTCTCCTTCTACAACTGGGGACAACATTCTTCAAATT GCCTGGAGGAGAACTAAATGCAGGAGAAGACGAGGTAGAGGGCCTAAAACGGCTCCTTACAGAG ACATTTGGACGTCAAGATGGAGTCAAGCAGGAATGGGTGATAGAAGACACAATTGGAAACTGGTGGAGACCTAATTTTGAACCACCACAATATCCTTATGTACCACCACATATTACCAAACCGAAAGAACACAAAAGGTTGTTCCTTGTTCAACTGCAAGAGAAAG CTCTATTTGCAGtgccaaaaaattacaaattagtCGCAGCGCCATTATTTGAGTTGTACGATAATTCACAAGGGTATGGTCCCATCATTTCCTCCTTACCACAGTCACTTTGcag atttaattttatctataTGTGA
- the LOC128872982 gene encoding pyrimidodiazepine synthase-like has protein sequence MTHKHLAAGSVAPPLVPGKVRLYSMRFCPYAQRIHLVLDAKHIPYDVVYVNLTNKPEWLLEKTPLGKVPCIEVKGGEILYESLIIAQYLDEAYPQNKLYPSDPLAKAKDNLLIDRFGSVISTMYKLYNPTSIHCDVFNTALAGLEHFEKELVQRGTPFFNGNSPGMVDFMIWPWWERSDIIRVLRGDQFVIPRDRFKKLLEWRTAMKENPAVQGSYLDTEIHAKYIQSRLAGTPEYDLVAA, from the exons ATGACTCATAAACATCTTGCTGCCG GATCCGTTGCGCCGCCTCTTGTACCTGGAAAAGTACGTTTATATAGTATGCGATTTTGTCCATACGCGCAAAGAATTCATTTGGTGCTAGACGCGAAACATATACC GTACGATGTTGTTTATGTAAACCTGACCAATAAACCCGAATGGTTGCTAGAAAAAACTCCTTTGGGCAAAGTGCCTTGCATAGAGGTGAAAGGAGGAGAAATATTATACGAGAGTCTTATTATTGCCCAATATCTAGATGAAGCATATCCGCAAAATAAACTTTACCCAAGTGATCCTCTAGCCAAAGCTAAGGATAACTTGTTGATCGATAGATTTGGTTCGGTTATAAGTACTATGTACAAG TTGTATAATCCTACATCTATACATTGTGATGTATTTAATACTGCTCTAGCTGGTCtagaacattttgaaaaagaactGGTGCAAAGGGGAACTCCTTTCTTCAATGGTAATTCTCCTGGAATGGTAGATTTCATGATATGGCCATGGTGGGAGAGGTCGGATATAATCAGAGTTTTACGCGGAGATCAATTCGTTATACCACGAGATCGTTTCAAAAAACTG ttgGAATGGAGAACTGCCATGAAAGAAAATCCTGCAGTTCAAGGTAGTTATTTGGATACTGAAATACATGCCAAGTACATTCAAAGCCGTCTAGCTGGGACACCTGAATACGACTTGGTTGCTGCTTAA